A genome region from Gossypium hirsutum isolate 1008001.06 chromosome A04, Gossypium_hirsutum_v2.1, whole genome shotgun sequence includes the following:
- the LOC121228151 gene encoding B3 domain-containing protein At2g36080, protein MEPTQTPPSSKLHNPSSLSLENSPWTSHFYPAMFLSSIHAARHFSLNHDDDEELDDQTSNLDTLNPKPNPPENHQLGHETEPMFEKPLTPSDVGKLNRLVIPKQHAEKYFPLGSDSSDKGLLLSFEDESGKCWRFRYSYWNSSQSYVLTKGWSRYVKEKQLDAGDIILFQRHRTDGDRLFIGWRRRGAAVVVAPAATDGGNAVMENNGGGGGGGNGGWSNRRLYQRYPHLGHIQGLEANVPYQPDCIHTGSIVQNQATAAGNPKRLVRLFGVNLECHQLDESPPSTPASSMVSSQGPTAHQFY, encoded by the exons ATGGAACCAACCCAAACCCCCCCTTCTTCAAAGCTTCACAACCCTTCCTCACTTTCCCTTGAAAACTCCCCCTGGACCTCTCACTTCTACCCCGCCATGTTCCTATCCTCCATCCACGCTGCCCGCCACTTCAGCCTTAACCATGACGACGACGAAGAGCTCGACGACCAAACATCCAATCTCgacaccctaaaccctaaaccaaatccCCCTGAAAACCACCAGCTAGGCCATGAAACGGAACCCATGTTTGAAAAGCCCTTAACCCCCAGCGATGTTGGCAAGCTGAACAGGCTTGTAATCCCCAAACAACATGCCGAGAAATACTTCCCGCTAGGCAGTGACTCCAGTGATAAAGGCTTGTTGCTAAGTTTCGAAGACGAGTCAGGCAAGTGTTGGCGCTTCCGCTACTCGTATTGGAACAGCAGCCAAAGCTACGTGTTAACAAAAGGATGGAGCAGATACGTCAAAGAGAAGCAACTTGATGCTGGTGACATTATTTTATTCCAACGACACCGCACGGATGGTGATAGATTGTTTATAGGGTGGAGGAGGCGCGGTGCAGCAGTGGTGGTTGCACCGGCGGCTACTGATGGCGGAAACGCCGTGATGGAGAATAATGGCGGTGGTGGTGGGGGTGGAAATGGAGGGTGGAGTAATAGGCGATTGTATCAAAGGTATCCTCATCTTGGACACATTCAAGGTCTTGAGGCTAATGTGCCATACCAACCTGACTGTATTCATACag GAAGCATTGTTCAAAACCAAGCTACAGCAGCGGGGAACCCAAAGAGGCTGGTGCGGCTATTTGGAGTGAACCTAGAATGCCACCAGCTAGACGAGTCCCCACCATCCACGCCTGCTAGCTCGATGGTGTCGAGCCAGGGTCCAACAGCCCACCAGTTTTACTAG